The Acropora muricata isolate sample 2 chromosome 4, ASM3666990v1, whole genome shotgun sequence genome contains the following window.
ggctaattaacaattagacccgcagcccgaaagggctacgggtcaatagcccatgaggccaagcCGAATGGGCTGTTGATCCATGGctcttgagggcgaagggtctaattgttttagtatcacccaactagttggacagaaaaggcaataataaagttagcaaatgcaagttgaagaaatagtttttagggaaaaaaaacccaaagaaaaaccggcaaatttcgctactcgatgactattgatattagacccctagtagcgtagccaatcaaaatgcaggatttgcattagtccagtagttgggtgatactaatcaATTTTAGCTGTGTGATTATTTACAATGATTGTTACCAACTTTGCTGCTGGCGAATAATGATCAGAATCTGAAACTGATTTAGCAATTATTATCTAAAGGACACCCGTTTTAGGTGAGTCCTGCTTTTGGGGTTCACTGGGCTTTTTTGTGTGCTGTAGTTGATGTACTGCTCTTGCTGACGATGAATATCCAAATCTGAAAGCTGCTGTTGATGAACTTGTTTCTGTCGCATGAGGCGCTGCTTCAACTCCTTAATTTTTGCATCTTTTGTTGTTAATATATCATCTTGTTTTGAACAAAGCTCCTCCATAGCTGcaggaaataaaataaataattttgttcaaaTCCTGTTCTAACCTCTGGTTAGGATTTGTTTCCGGTTGTCCCGGATTCCACTCTGCCGTGccttgtaaatagccaactagttgcctcctgccagttggggttCTTAATCATGTTTCTGTTAagtttaaattgtttcttttggATTGttaaaagtggagtgcctgtgaactagcttgatagctaagtgcacttccactataaatcaAGCATTTTTTTAAGGGCATAATGTTAGTTACACTATCTCTTGCCCTTTTCATCTCTCTAAGATTGTATGTAATTATGTGTGTTTTAGTTAAGTGGagaaataaatttaataaaaaaattgagcTAATTGATATCAAAGAGGTACTGCATGACTAGTCCAACAGGAGGAGCATAGATGACAGCATGCCTGGTGCTGGACTCCTTGAAGACTCTGGTTTTTATATAATTCTTTGCACTCTGTATAGAAACTAGCTGATTGAATTTTAATCAATCTCAACTGGCCCCTTGAAGGTTTTTCTCCAGTttcccaccccacccccctcatcaaaatcaactCACACACAAGAATCCTATGAATAGCTTATTTTCAGAAATATTGAAACTCACCTTGGCATTTTGTCAAGAATTGcttcttttcttgattttcttccATTGCCTTGGTTTTAACTTGACCATACCTAGTTTATATAATGTTCACTACTATTAGGAAATGATAACTTATAAATAATACAACAAATAAATATTACCTATTTGTTTTGGTtatgaaacaaaggaaaagacataggaaagacaaagacaaaggaaacaACCACATTGAAAACTTCAATACACTGAAGTAGTTTTGAATAAAAAGTCACATTTAATGCTTACCGGTATTCACTCAGTATCACTTCACAAATAAGCTAAGCCCCTGAAAGCAATGTTCTTGGACCAACATTTGATTAACGTAATTATTGCTTTCTCCTTGATACCTTTTGCTTGGTTGGAAATTAATAACCAGTTTTATTAAAATGTATATCCTGTTACGTGTTCTGCAATGTTTTACCCTCAaaataaaatgatgatgattGCTGGAAGACATTGTATAAGTactaatagagcggttttcaaatgactgtcgaaaaaccaaaaccaaagcaattactccgaccaatcacaacaggagcaggcagcgcgatgaaccaatcacaattcctagcaattacctgtaactcgctcaaagcgcgggaaaaatcacgcgtacatggtgcgattggttttgcttgtgattctcattggttgaaaaactggcgcgagtcttttaagccaatcactaagcgtagtaatcgcaatcacgtaataactttcgacagtcatttgaaaactgctctaagagAACCGATGAATATTGTACTTACACATTTTCAAAAGTTGCCTTTTCTCTCTGAATTTGCTTGTTTAAAATGTCTATTTCACCAAGAGCAAACTGTAATTTTTCACTTTCACTAGCAAGTTTAGCTTTTGTCCGTACATGGTTCAGTTTTTCCTCCTATTATAAGTGGCAAATGGCAAACAAGTGAAACAAAATCCAGTTAGTGGAATGAAAGCAtgccaattttcattttaccatCAATTTATTGTTACCAgcattattataataatattaagataTTCAAATTGTCAGGGTATGATATGTTGTATCTAGGACAATGTGAATGTATTGTCATAATGCAAAATTCCGAAATATTAATCAAAGAGATACTCTTGAAAAGATACCTTGGAGACTCTTGTATGTAATTTAAAGATAAGCTATTTCATAGACATAGAAGAGTTAATGGAAGGGATTGCCTATGAAAGCCAGCACACTTCAAAGGACCAGCCTGTATGTGTTGTTACACTTTTGATGCTGAAAGACACCATCACATGATCAGGAGTCTGCATACTGAATCATGCAGTAACAACAAACATGGCTGCCCCTCCACTAACCCTGGATATAGCAAAAAGTTGAGCATCGTCAAACTTCAAAATATTCAGCAaacttttattatattttatatatGTTTTGATCTGGAATTTTCCTATGATTCCCCTAGAGGTGTAGGACAACCAAATCAATAATTAGCTTCACTTACATTCAAACCATTgtaaaaaattgtaaaacaaaGATATATTTACTTCAAGCTCCCTGACCAATTTATCATATTCATCCCGTGACACACGATCATCTGTTCTTGACATCTGTGAACAGGTGAAATACTTAAGTTCActaataacataataattattaatgatgcaTTTGTATCTTCAGTAAGTTACTTGTCGATATCAAGAGCTCACTTGCTAAAATTGGTCCTccttatcattattttcatgaCCACAACAAAATTCCTGAAGCTTAAATTGAAATAGTCCTGGAATTCTGCAACCCAAAGCACAAGGACTTGGTTTTGAGTATCGAGACAGTCACATTGCATCTTACGAGAGCTGCAACACTACCGCATGCAAGGACTTGCTCCAGAGGAGTGAAGATTAGTCCACCAGATTCATAGACTTAATCGTTCGTGAAAAAATACCGCCTTAAATTTAACTGATAAAACTGATTCAGCGATTTCTTGCCTTAGCTTTCATCCTCGCTATGACCGTATGTTGAAACCGTATAACATCTTGAAGTTGTTTGTTTACAATTGCGTAAGAAGGCTCGGAGTCATCTGATGTGAACTCCATTTTGGAAATTGACCGCCTTTTTTTTACTCGACCCAGTCATAACCGATGAAATAGTCTGACTGTCTGAGTAATGGTTGGGAAAATGGCAGTCTTGCGTGGTCAGCTTTGTCTTGACTGACCCTCAAACGGCGCACAGTCTAAACAAAGGAAGGGTGGTCACGCTTGAGTACTTGAAAAGAATTTCCGAAAATTGAGATTTCCAGGAAACGCTGCAGCCGGGGAATGAGTGTTCTTTAAATAGACTCAATTGTCAGTGCTGGTGAGGCTATACCCAGGTCATATCACCTCCTGATCGACAGAAGGGAATACGAAAataaaactagtagtaatcatagATTAAAAAAGTGCGTTCGAGTATTGGTAGGTTGGAATAGTAACTTCTGAAGTTTTGCATTGAGAGAAGGcatggtttatttttgttgaagcaGAGACCCTATTTTAGGTCGCTGGTAAAGTTATTGTAagttatattattaacaagagcAGAACATAGTGAACGAAAGTCTACAATAAAACACATTCTTTATTTGCACACTACTTGGCTGATTTGATTTGCGACCACAACGGGTCAGTTCGATCAAACATCGCGaaccgttcaaaacaaaacacgttCTGGTTGATGTACAGGGTCTAGAAGTGGCACACACtttcctcaggctttgataaattacacctacgaaattttttaacaacataacaaaataacttgccgaccaaacagcaataaagcttgaaccttccaacaaacagcgaagcacgatgcagaataataaagcttgaaccttccaacaccgacaaacagcgaagcacgagCCAGAATGTTTTTCGCAACGAAAGTGTGacgtcattcaaaatggcgccgaaaagTTGAACCATGGAACGAAAAAACACGGGTCAGCTTTCGCTTACGTGCACAGGACACCTACACGATAACAGGCCACCCAGaagattaggaagcgttctgtcgaacgcaataaaATATGCAATCAAAGCGAATATTTCGCTGTGATAATTCACGTCGGATAGTGTACGTGATTATGATGGAGAGTTAGAAAAGAAGTTACTAGGCGCATTCGGATTGGTCtaagccctaaccctaacagcTTTATGATACACATTATTTGATGCACCATATTGTTACGTCAGTAAATCCATACAAAATGTACTTTATTGCATAAGCCAAAAATAACTTTGTCTATAGATGGCCCGCTGGTAGTAATTTTCTTCAGAAGTTCTATGCAATGTCAACATCAAAATTGTTAAGACACAGTCGCTTATTCTAAGCTCGTGGATTCACGAAGTACCGCAGGCATATTAGTCTTGCATTTCGCAGTCGGTAAACGATTCACGTCTCGAAGAGTCGCCTTCTattgtatacagctatttcaaaaaatgttgtcggggagaacgacgaatgtcaattgtcgaacggcgattgcacgactgaaaagaaatgtgggtattgaatattaataggaaataagctcccggGCGCTTTCCGttcgaccaaaaattccggaaattcCTGGTTGGTGAGCGAAtagaacagacattttccggaatttcaTTCCGAAAGTTTGGGAGTACCTCGCGAGGTTGGcctaaaattccggaaaatcggaataaccggaaaattctgttccattcgaccattcctgctCGGGCCTAGGTTCTCCGAGActggaaatcgaaattcaacatggctgatCCTCAAGCTTCTAAACATAATACTGGTCCTCTATCAGACAAACGAGTGAAATATCTTACTGCAACGTCATTGCAGTGGATTAGCCTCACAAGCTTTAGTGAGTAGTGCGAAAATACAGAGCTATCGTACGTGAAATGTGAGCATAACCGCTCGAGTGAACAGCTTGCTCGTCATTCGAAAGTGACTCTTGAACTCGTCAGGAAAATAGAGAGGTACCGTAAATGCAGTCGCGGACTCCTTTTAAATTCTTAcgataaaagtgatattgtcaccctcacctaatacatcgtttatttcaacttcagagtcgtcgaacaaccccaaagcaagtaaacaaaggtaaaagagccTTCCGTTTGATCTCGTATTTTCGCGCGAAACTTGGAACCTGATGATCTGGGATTGGTTAGTCCAACTAACCGGAAAATACTGTTCCATTCGTCACATAGAATACCCGGAATTTGAAACCGGaatatttggtcgaatggaaagcgcccccCATGATggcggctccatacagtgccgaccttcgatggcgagtcatatggtttgtcatgtaAAGCCgaggccagttggccgttcgtaaagCAGTATTAGTAGGAagtgagaacgtcatctgaaaatgtcacttcccGTTTCtacaatcatctttcaattattcaaagtcattatgcctgaaaaatgcgctttaactatcctgtaattaaattggaaccagcgcttgggacaagacaaaattgaacatttgccatgcatatgctcacgtcgtccacataactgcaaaaaagggcatttcacgtcatagaaagaacgagaacgtcttcaaaatgtcaaaagatgaaaaatgcacgtgcaaaaatactgtttttcattgtcaaatatgcaaatattgGGGGTTTCGTTGCCGTCGTAgtcgtgcttgcttaagctccctagtttagcgccaAGCGAAGaattcattgtttttgcataccaaatatggaaatcacAGTTCcgttcggtcgtgcaatttccgtgcgacaactgccattcgccgttctctcctacaaattttttgaaataggtgtatgcAGAGAATAATAAATGGCGcgtggaatttctcttcgagtttaacacaagaagagaaattccatatctccaagcaaccatgtattattttgtttattatataaacatcttactaacacgATTCACGTTTTAAAAAAGAgaatagagcgagtgacgagGCAGTAgttgattggctatctcaaacacatgTGAAAAACTGTTGTTATCTTTCCAGTGCGGTGAtgcggtttttctcagtggtggaaatccctatagtGCACTCCAGTTTGTATAATAAATATATCTATTATTGAcgaagcgcgaggtcaagatgacTGGATATTGACCAAGTTATCTTTtcgtcgaggtccataaaaactcaaaaattaCCTTTCGTCAGTAAAGGATTATATGGCATgaagaacactgaaaaaaagGTCTTTTACtgtcattgaaaatattttgcgaaagaaaactttcgtgtcCCTGCTTTGACTTGAAATGAAATGTTATTGCGGGAAAAAAGCGGGCAATCCTGAGCGGGCAGTGTCGCTCCATCTTGCTCACGCGGGTAACCAATCTCAGCGCGGAATTGGAATTCCAATTCCAACAGCGCGGAATGTAAGCTAATTGCGGAATGTATGCCAATTAAGCGGAATGTATGCCAATTTGCAATTTACAACAGCGCGGAATATTCATTTTTGCCCGCTCGAGGAGCTTTCCATGCAATGAATGTCAGTTCTgcgtgcgttttgattggttcttatGATCTATTAAAGGACAGACGCGTACacgacgacagcgctcgattcaagtttgaaagttCCGTGATTCTCTGAACCAATCAGCATGCGTTGATTCGTAAAGCAACCAAtgaatttgcttcattttgtgtAGACAATAGATTAGGTCAAACGGCTATTTTCACGATTTTGCCAAAATGGGAAAGGATCCGATCGACTCGTTTTCACgtaaaacaagcaaatttttgtgtgatttgtctCTATTATGTAagacaaatagattccatgttgccgcgcatcaaaatgtggtaataACACAACCGACCACATTTTGACTTCATCTGCAATCTATtatactgaacagacgcacggtaACATTCTATTTtacatttatataataacccaagtaattctcgcattctaattggttctcgcccatgatctattagaggacagacgcccagatgacgacagcgctcgattcaaattttttttgaattttttgaattttaaattggaaccaatcacaattctttgctaagcatagcaaccaatcattttttttacagacataagatcacgtcagtgccaTTTTCGTGTCTGTGAAAgaggcgaaatttgaaataaaagggcactttttccgtgtattttaatttttttgttatataaaagaaatagattccatgttgccgtgcgtctgttcagtaatagatcacagaggacgtcaaaatgtggtaagaacatcagtgacacactcggctgcgcctcgtgtgccacttttttgttcttaccacattttgacgtcatctgtgatctattactgaacagacgcacggcaacatggaatctatttgttaaatttagagtttttttttcgcGGAATCATTTGTTTTGCTAGAACAAGGAAGAAGATGTTCATGTTGGAAAGTCTCTGTCATTTTCTTGTCTGCTTTTTACTGCCTTCTCTCAGGCTTTTTAATCTTTGTTTACGACACTCCAAGAAAACTAAGGGCGACAAAAATTTAATAGGAAAGGACGAGACAACGGCCGATT
Protein-coding sequences here:
- the LOC136912794 gene encoding spermatogenesis-associated protein 24-like isoform X2, producing MEFTSDDSEPSYAIVNKQLQDVIRFQHTVIARMKAKMSRTDDRVSRDEYDKLVRELEEEKLNHVRTKAKLASESEKLQFALGEIDILNKQIQREKATFENVYGQVKTKAMEENQEKKQFLTKCQAMEELCSKQDDILTTKDAKIKELKQRLMRQKQVHQQQLSDLDIHRQQEQYINYSTQKSPVNPKSRTHLKRVSFR
- the LOC136912794 gene encoding spermatogenesis-associated protein 24-like isoform X1 — its product is MTSHFRCEKHSGSCFAVCRCWKVQALLFCIVLRCLLEGSSFIAVWSMSRTDDRVSRDEYDKLVRELEEEKLNHVRTKAKLASESEKLQFALGEIDILNKQIQREKATFENVYGQVKTKAMEENQEKKQFLTKCQAMEELCSKQDDILTTKDAKIKELKQRLMRQKQVHQQQLSDLDIHRQQEQYINYSTQKSPVNPKSRTHLKRVSFR